From one Brachypodium distachyon strain Bd21 chromosome 4, Brachypodium_distachyon_v3.0, whole genome shotgun sequence genomic stretch:
- the LOC100833002 gene encoding sodium/hydrogen exchanger 6, translated as MALELSLALAAPPGGGLLAPPPPAPPGKEQQVAGVGILLQISMLVLSFVLGHVLRRHRFYYLPEASASLLIGLVVGGLANISNTETNTRTWFNFHEEFFFLFLLPPIIFQSGFSLSPKPFFANFGAIVTFAILGTFIASIVTGMLVYLGGLTFLMYKLPLVECLMFGALISATDPVTVLSIFQELGSDVNLYALVFGESVLNDAMAISLYRTMSSVRSNAAGSESIFMMVLQFLEIFVGSMSSGVGVGFISALLFKYAGLDIDNLQNLECCLFVLFPYFSYMLAEGLGLSGIVSILFTGMVMKHYTYSNLSDNSQRFVSAFFHLLSSLAETFVFIYMGFDIAMEEHSWSHVGFILFSIIFIIVARAANVFSCAYLVNISRPEHRRIPLKHQKALCFSGLRGAMAFALALQSVHELPEGHGKAILTTTTAIVVLTVLLIGGSTGTMLEALDVVGDENTSIENYEDNSGYIPPTYEEGTSSGGGLRMKLKEFHKSTTSFTALDKNYLTPFFTSQTDDDTDDFGDQPQNLRRGFYDQ; from the exons ATGGCGCTGGAGCTGAGCTTAGccttggcggcgccgccggggggTGGACTCTTGGCCCCACCCCCTCCCGCTCCGCCGGGGAAGGAGCAGCAGGTGGCAGGGGTGGGGATCCTGCTGCAGATCTCCATGCTCGTGCTCTCCTTCGTGCTCGGCCACGTCCTACGCCGCCACCGCTTCTACTACCTCCCCGAGGCCAGTGCATCGCTCCTCATCG GACTAGTTGTTGGTGGGCTTGCTAATATTTCAAATACAGAGACCAATACTAG GACATGGTTCAACTTCCATGAagaattcttcttcttgttcttactACCTCCTATAATATT CCAATCAGGATTCAGCTTATCCCCA AAACCATTCTTTGCCAACTTTGGGGCTATTGTAACTTTTGCCATTCTTGGGACATTCATTGCTTCCATTGTAACAGGGATGCTTGT CTATCTTGGTGGTCTGACATTTCTAATGTACAAACTTCCACTGGTTGAATGCCTTATGTTTGGTGCTCTTATATCCGCGACTGATCCTGTCACAGTATTATCAATATTCCAg GAACTGGGCAGCGATGTTAACTTATATGCTCTGGTGTTTGGTGAATCtgttttaaatgatgcg ATGGCAATTTCTCTTTACAG GACAATGTCATCAGTCAGAAGTAATGCAGCAGGCAGTGAAAGCATTTTTATGATGGTTCTCCAGTTTCTTGAGATCTTTGTTGGTTCCATGTCATCAG GTGTTGGAGTTGGATTTATTTCTGCTCTT CTATTTAAATATGCGGGATTGGATATTGACAA TCTTCAGAACTTGGAGTGCTGCCTTTTTGTTCTCTTCCCATACTTCTC GTATATGTTAGCTGAAGGACTTGGCTTGTCAGGAATTGTTTCTATATTATTCACGGGAATG GTTATGAAGCACTATACGTACTCCAATCTGTCAGATAACTCACAGCGTTTTGTTTCCGCATTTTTTCACTTGCTGTCATCTTTGGCTGAAACATTTGT CTTCATTTATATGGGCTTTGATATAGCCATGGAAGAGCATAGCTGGTCACATGTTGGCTTCATCTTGTTCTCAATT ATATTTATAATCGTTGCAAG GGCAGCAAATGTCTTCTCTTGTGCATACTTGGTTAATATATCACGGCCAGAACATCGGCGTATACCTCTGAAGCATCAGAAAGCACTTTGTTTTAGTG GGCTTAGAGGGGCCATGGCTTTTGCACTTGCTCTCCAATCTGTTCATGAACTTCCTGAAGGACATGGAAAGGCGATATTAACAACTACCACAGCCATTGTTGTTTTGACG GTACTTCTTATTGGAGGGTCAACAGGCACCATGCTTGAAGCTTTGGATGTAGTTGGTGATGAAAATACATCAATAGAA AATTATGAGGATAACAGTGGTTACATTCCCCCAACTTATGAGGAAGGTACATCGTCTGGAGGAGGATTGAGAATGAAGCTCAAGGAGTTCCACAAAAG CACAACATCGTTCACCGCCCTGGACAAGAATTATCTGACTCCATTCTTTACCAGTCAGACTGATGATGATACTGATGATTTTG GTGATCAACCCCAAAACCTAAGACGAGGATTCTATGATCAATAG
- the LOC100821955 gene encoding protein ENDOSPERM DEFECTIVE 1 gives MAAAASSCALPRPVASADMPPPPPPQLNTTTTTAPRPRRRAREVSSRYLSTPAPSSSSSSSPRLSTSSSSSRASSPTPSPRAHTRVATPFANENHPPAPPPSTGSRRRAVQKLFGDIANPRASVSSAAGAATPRHLPRSCSGPIPATARRGYPRPPTPARASSCPSAADDAASCCSTDSSSTLTDFSEPDGIVVAAAPCESPPLLGPASCRGGRLSSELRSSVPESGGSTRGAIPLCHRSLNSALSSCQAPTGKVMAAPRPPQPHGTKIAELKKASVVGGRKVAGKQEDVHQLRLLDNRYVQYRFLSARAEAAAKVKAAAAENSLFGLAERISGLRESVAGKRAEVEKIKMVQRLCSIVSDEVPYLDQWSEVEEFYSSCLTGATSALHKASLRLPILGGVRVNCEEISEVIDSAVQLLEPVTPCVGNLLPKVEEVDGVASNLAQVIASERALIEECGNLLYQAQHMQMRECSLRSQLMQLKS, from the exons atggccgccgccgcctcctcctgcgcgTTGCCACGTCCGGTGGCCTCGGCCGACAtgcctccgcccccgccgccgcagctcaacaccaccaccaccaccgcgcctcgcccgcgccgccgcgcacggGAGGTCAGCTCCAGATACCTCTCCACCCCCGCcccctcatcctcctcctcctcctccccgcgcctctccacctcctcctcctcgtcgcgcgcctcctcccccaccccgtccccgcgcgcccacACCCGCGTCGCCACCCCCTTCGCCAACGAGAACCATCCCCCGGCTCCTCCCCCCTCCACCGGCTCCCGCAGGCGCGCCGTACAGAAGCTGTTCGGCGATATCGCCAACCCGCGAGCATCCGTATCGTCTGCCGCCGGGGCCGCCACGCCCAGGCACCTGCCCCGCTCCTGCAGCGGGCCGATCCCGGCCACGGCGCGGAGGGGCTACCCGCGCCCTCCGACGCCCGCGCGAGCCTCCTCCTGCCCTTCAGCCGCGGACGATGCCGCGTCGTGCTGCTCCACGGACTCGTCCTCCACACTGACTGACTTCTCTGAGCCTGACGGGATCGTGGTAGCAGCAGCACCCTGCGAGAGCCCGCCGCTGCTCGGTCCGGCGtcctgccgcggcggccgcctgtCATCGGAGCTCCGCTCATCGGTGCCGGAGTCAGGTGGGTCGACACGGGGGGCTATCCCGCTGTGCCACCGGTCGCTTAATTCGGCTCTGTCGAGTTGCCAGGCTCCAACTGGGAAGGTGATGGCGGCGCCAAGGCCACCGCAGCCGCATGGGACGAAGATAGCAGAGTTGAAGAAGGCATCGGTGGTTGGGGGGAGAAAGGTTGCCGGGAAGCAGGAGGACGTGCaccagctgcgactgctggaCAACCGTTACGTTCAGTACAGGTTCCTGAGTGCCCGGGCAGAGGCCGCGGCCAAGGTCAAGGCTGCTGCGGCAGAG AACTCCCTCTTCGGTCTCGCAGAGAGAATTTCCGGGCTGCGAGAATCAGTTGCTGGCAAGCGAGCAgaggtggagaagatcaagatgGTTCAGAGATTGTGCTCTATTGTTAGTGACGAG GTGCCGTATTTGGATCAATGGAGTGAGGTTGAGGAGTTTTATTCTAGCTGTCTTACCGGCGCAACATCAGCGTTACATAAGGCCTCACTGCGGCTTCCAATCCTTGGGGGTGTTAGG GTAAACTGCGAGGAAATCTCGGAGGTTATTGACTCTGCAGTGCAACTGCTAGAACCAGTAACTCCATGTGTTGGAAATTTATTGCCGAAG GTTGAAGAAGTTGATGGAGTAGCTTCTAACCTCGCCCAAGTAATTGCCAGTGAAAGAGCCTTGATAGAAGAGTGTGGGAATCTACTGTATCAAGCGCAACATATGCAG ATGAGGGAGTGCAGCCTGAGAAGCCAGCTGATGCAACTGAAAAGCTGA